The genomic stretch GATTTTTCAGTAACTTGCATATGTAGTTGCCTGGTAGATGAGAACGAGACTCTTTACTCCTGATTAAGCATTTATTTTCTGTAATAAAATCTTTATCTTCTCAAACAATCAAACTATAGCATGTTTTGAGTGATGTTGATTTTGTTAATTTGACGGGAAGAAGCTACCATTCTCTTCTCCAACTTACACACCTCTTCAGCTTTCATCACACAATCTAAATTCTTCCTTCTAGGTCTACTGTTTATAACGAATACACCAATTTGCTCTGACTAAATTTCCTTCTACTTTCACAACCCTTCACTACTAACACGACCAATGACTGATATATTCATCTGAAATCTGACTTACAACAAACTTCTGTTTTTGACAGGCCTCGGTGGTGGAGAGTTACAAAAGGCCTTTGCCAAAACTACGGAATACAAAACCAGAATCCGGCAGGTACGAGGACTGGTCTGCGCCGCCTGGAACACTGAAGATAGCACAGCTACGCCAAATTATTCTTTTGCACGAGGGCAAGTCAGATGAACATGACGGTCCCATGGATGCTGGCCAAATTGCCGAACGGTTCCGGATCGACGTAGCACAGGTTCAAAATATCCTCCAATTTGTCTCTCTTCCTCCAGAGGATGAcagtaaaaagaaaaatgatctAGGATGATCACTTTTTGTTCTAAGAGCTTCATTTACGATGTTTTTGAATAACTTTTTGTATGAGGCATAGATCTTGTAGAGGTGATGAGAACTGCAAATTGTAGCAGGTGAGTGTTGTAGTGATACTTGATAGTGATTTTTTTCAAGAATTTTGTAATACTCTTCCCCTTATATTCTTGCTTGTTGGAAGAAAATGCATTTTGACTTGGAACTTACTGAGATTTATCTTTCTGATACGTCTATGGTCTTGCTCCGTTCTGTGCTATTGAAGTTTTATTTGTTCAATATCTTTATTCCATTCTAATGGACCTACGTGTGGTCTCCATCGTTTACGCCCCTAAGAAAACGCCAAAGGTCTGGAATTAGGAACATGAACAAAATGAATagggaagaaaagaaataaaaaataaagtaaagataacattaaaattcaatAACAAAAAGTTGGAGTCTAAAAA from Salvia splendens isolate huo1 chromosome 15, SspV2, whole genome shotgun sequence encodes the following:
- the LOC121766575 gene encoding uncharacterized protein LOC121766575 translates to MGQAFRRATGRIGSSAVDTTSQIRKPIERPPAPPPNPAPSSISVDKHPSASEDTSRVKAENVLEDRDPQYDSMLNQMVGRIQAKPGGKLEMGEASVVESYKRPLPKLRNTKPESGRYEDWSAPPGTLKIAQLRQIILLHEGKSDEHDGPMDAGQIAERFRIDVAQVQNILQFVSLPPEDDSKKKNDLG